A window of the Juglans microcarpa x Juglans regia isolate MS1-56 chromosome 5D, Jm3101_v1.0, whole genome shotgun sequence genome harbors these coding sequences:
- the LOC121265355 gene encoding transcriptional activator DEMETER-like isoform X1, with protein MDARKPDEDGLQVQGSWIPTTPVKPHLPRPTPIYTDGQGNQIERATWLGSETFSSFTEGSQTGRLVACCNSPNCSEFNRTSINNWNEETCEESHMDRWNYIPFGHLLALADAASAASGTVAHLQNDDVATSSLMRATSCQNECNGEAYLWSNVNCMPKEPHYEVHTHRQYYDLNLPPETMSNANSCNKISKFAPITPEKDMRVQNKLISEEQNLCADGTKIEEREKLENEIVTARVGTNEFQHNKELLKPVTDSSVAAISTPFKEDHNPDKGGSHGIDPSKTPQEKPRRKKHRPKVIKEGKLKRTPKPVTPKATTGKRKYVRRKGISEQSTTPAEVTGESTDLKTLEPARKSCRRALKFDIEQSQDESSTFKCSINLDSELQAKDYCNEGVQLRSPVQISEGIEVMVERTEAGIAYDLTCSMDQMLKEYISLPERQAPSTSLPTQTSPPQVELNANSQKDSDKERECQLLAHDGQEHIVILSKEEQARQSKRSYSHAAKFDDASVPNLVGAHLNTLDAYQIMNWMHFPNIYKKKRTEKGQNSATSCSSSCVTATKDVRPANCLQREAEVYHCSTKGNTWASCPQFEVGTVSPSFEEGIGNQQSFQHFLAFIQTERSTRKRSRGRPTRVRNLTALTKVPECITHLTKQPLGDGDGQTVENPHKPHTSIDNLVEKMSATPAKRKRSKKRNSLVISATSSMNEMQLDNKLVLYNCHPSSSDPLGASHEVTWKQNISIDARVEQFKNLSINGESRKLVQQHNAVNMQYQDHSALVLYKRDGTVVPYEGWFAPIKKRRPRPKVDLDEETNRVWTLLMGNINSEGIDGTDEGKAKWWEEERRVFRGRADSFIARMHLVQGDRRFSQWKGSVVDSVIGVFLTQNVSDHLSSSAFMSLAARFPLNSKSNHEACYEEGVSFIVSEPEVCLLDTEDSIQWKTVCDQSSMTLYDPESCEEKEVVNSNDSPGGSIGDPVSSQNSVFSSQNSSHVQTAEKIGSCLESNSEADHMLNRSEPNSSDGSATIVDLGHMAGSTMLNEINGSRNASSIENSKDECYQFKGMNHENHRQNAVKLNDPQSFLGASMDPSSSYHLHPTPTSRILEVQYSEILREETQFSGVSNNKDENSIKEKSAQTIESSTQAAFQTELVMNVEKAPRSPSESCNNVEGNENVIISSQSPALGDPKIVGPLAQGQNTEIQQDLPNLSEETLDGTQKASVSDLNACGNLFSNEMSEMKTATVKAKSKKAQKEKKDEFNWDSLRKQAEADGKKRERRANTMDSLDWEAVRSAGVHEIADAIKERGMNNVLAGRIQDFLNRLVREHGSIDLEWLRDVPPDQVKEYLLSIRGLGLKSVECVRLLTLHHLAFPVDTNVGRIAVRLGWVPLQPLPESLQLHLLELYPVLESIQKYLWPRLCKLDQRTLYELHYQMITFGKVFCTKSKPNCNSCPMRGECRHFASAFASARLALPGPEEKSIVTAAVYRPAENPDVIIDQLALPFPQAANQSEGKSGVTNCEPIIEEPATPEPECTQAENDIEDTFYEDPNGIPTIKLNIEEFTQNLQNYMQNSMELQEVDMSNALVALTPEAASIPMPKLKNVSRLRTEHQVYELPDSHPLLEGLDKREPDDPCSYLLAIWTPGETANSIQAPEKRCSSQEYGGLCDDKECFSCNSIREANSQTVRGTLLIPCRTAMRGSFPLNGTYFQVNEVFADHNSSLNPIDVPRDWIWNLRRRTVYFGTSIPTIFKGLSTEGIQHCFWRGYVCVRGFDQKTRAPRPLMARLHLPASRLTTTKGKTDGK; from the exons ATGGATGCGAGAAAACCGGATGAAGATGGATTACAAGTTCAGGGTTCTTGGATTCCAACAACCCCAGTTAAGCCCCATCTACCGAGACCCACACCGATCTACACAGATGGACAAGGAAACCAGATTGAGAGAGCAACTTGGTTGGGATCAGAGACATTTTCTAGTTTTACAGAAGGCTCTCAAACAGGTAGGTTAGTTGCATGTTGCAATTCACCCAACTGCAGTGAATTCAACAGGACTAGTATTAACAACTGGAACGAAGAAACATGCGAAGAGTCCCACATGGACAGATGGAATTACATACCTTTCGGCCATCTCTTGGCCCTCGCAGATGCCGCTTCGGCGGCCTCCGGTACTGTGGCACACCTGCAAAATGATGATGTGGCAACCAGCTCTTTAATGCGTGCTACAAGTTGTCAGAATGAATGTAACGGTGAAGCTTACCTGTGGAGTAATGTCAACTGCATGCCGAAAGAGCCTCACT ATGAAGTTCATACTCATAGGCAGTACTATGATCTCAATTTGCCACCAGAGACAATGTCTAATGCAAATTCGTGTAATAAGATTTCGAAGTTTGCACCCATAACACCGGAGAAGGACATGAGAGTACAGAACAAACTGATTTCCGAAGAACAAAATTTATGTGCAGATGGAACAAAAATTGAGGAAAGAGAGAAGTTGGAGAATGAAATTGTCACAGCAAGAGTTGGCACCAATGAGTTCCAACACAATAAAGAACTCTTAAAGCCTGTCACAGATTCATCAGTTGCTGCCATTTCCACTCCATTTAAGGAGGATCACAATCCTGACAAGGGAGGCAGCCATGGTATCGACCCGAGTAAAACACCACAGGAGAAACCAAGGCGAAAAAAGCACCGGCCCAAGGTGATCAAAGAAGGGAAACTGAAAAGAACTCCAAAGCCAGTGACCCCAAAAGCAACAACAGGCAAGAGAAAGTATGTACGAAGAAAAGGAATCAGCGAACAATCTACAACTCCAGCAGAAGTAACTGGAGAATCTACTGATCTGAAGACACTTGAGCCTGCCAGAAAGTCCTGCAGAAGGGCTTTGAAATTTGACATTGAACAATCACAAGATGAAAGCTCTACATTCAAATGTTCTATTAATTTAGATTCAGAACTACAGGCCAAAGATTATTGCAATGAAGGAGTTCAATTAAGATCACCTGTACAGATCAGTGAAGGGATTGAAGTGATGGTAGAACGCACAGAAGCTGGAATTGCCTATGACCTCACTTGTTCCATGGATCAAATGCTGAAAGAATACATATCGCTGCCTGAAAGGCAAGCCCCAAGCACTTCACTTCCTACACAGACTAGTCCCCCGCAGGTAGAGTTGAATGCCAATTCCCAAAAGGATAGCGATAAAGAAAGGGAATGCCAACTGCTTGCTCATGATGGACAGGAACACATTGTGATTTTGTCCAAGGAAGAACAAGCTAGGCAATCCAAAAGAAGCTATTCTCATGCTGCCAAATTTGATGATGCCAGCGTGCCAAATCTAGTCGGGGCTCACTTGAACACTTTAGACGCATACCAGATCATGAATTGGATgcattttccaaatatttacaagaaaaagagaactGAAAAGGGTCAGAATTCTGCTACATCTTGTTCATCGTCTTGTGTGACTGCCACTAAAGATGTGAGGCCGGCAAACTGTCTCCAACGTGAAGCTGAAGTATATCATTGCTCAACAAAAGGCAACACTTGGGCTTCTTGTCCTCAGTTTGAGGTGGGTACAGTTTCCCCCAGTTTTGAAGAAGGAATAGGTAATCAGCAAAGTTTTCAGCATTTCCTGGCTTTCATTCAGACAGAGAGGTCAACAAGAAAAAGGTCTAGAGGCCGCCCTACTCGGGTTCGCAACCTGACTGCCCTTACCAAAGTTCCAGAGTGCATAACTCACCTCACCAAACAACCTCTAGGGGATGGTGATGGGCAAACAGTTGAGAATCCACACAAACCTCATACATCCATTGACAACCTGGTTGAAAAGATGAGTGCAACACCGGCAAAAAGGAAGCGAAGCAAGAAGAGAAACTCGCTGGTTATTTCAGCAACTTCCAGTATGAATGAAATGCAACTGGACAACAAGCTTGTCTTGTATAATTGCCACCCATCCTCTTCAGATCCATTAG GTGCTTCTCATGAAGTAACATGGAAGCAGAATATTTCTATTGATGCAAGGGTCGAGCAATTTAAAAATCTGAGCATCAACGGGGAAAGCAGAAAACTTGTACAACAGCATAATGCAGTCAATATGCAATACCAAGATCACAGTGCACTCGTCCTCTACAAAAGAGATGGTACAGTTGTACCCTATGAAGGTTGGTTTGCTCCTATAAAGAAACGGCGTCCACGGCCTAAAGTTGACCTTGATGAAGAGACTAATAGGGTATGGACGCTTTTGATGGGGAACATAAACAGTGAAGGGATTGATGGTACGGATGAAGGAAAGGCAAAATGGTGGGAAGAAGAACGGAGAGTATTCCGTGGACGTGCAGACTCTTTTATAGCACGCATGCATCTTGTACAAG GAGATAGACGTTTCTCACAATGGAAAGGCTCAGTTGTGGACTCGGTTATTGGAGTTTTTCTTACTCAGAATGTCTCTGACCATCTTTCTAG TTCTGCATTCATGTCACTCGCTGCACGCTTCCCACTCAATTCAAAGAGCAACCATGAAGCATGCTACGAAGAGGGGGTGAGCTTCATAGTCAGCGAACCAGAAGTGTGCTTACTGGATACAGAAGACAGCATACAATGGAAAACAGTTTGTGACCAGAGTTCCATGACGCTCTATGACCCTGAAAGTtgtgaagaaaaagaagttgTCAACAGCAATGACTCCCCTGGAGGCAGTATAGGGGATCCAGTTTCGTCTCAAAATTCTGTCTTTTCATCTCAAAACTCTTCACATGTTCAAACTGCTGAAAAAATTGGATCATGCCTAGAGAGCAACTCGGAAGCAGACCATATGTTAAATAGGTCTGAGCCCAACAGTTCAGATGGCTCTGCTACTATTGTGGATCTTGGACATATGGCTGGATCTACAATGCTAAACGAAATAAATGGAAGTAGAAATGCATCATCCATTGAGAACTCGAAGGATGAATGTTACCAATTCAAAGGTATGAATCATGAAAACCATAGACAAAATGCGGTCAAATTAAATGATCCTCAAAGCTTCTTAGGAGCATCCATGGACCCTTCCAGTAGTTATCATTTGCATCCAACCCCCACCTCAAGAATACTGGAAGTTCAGTACTCTGAGATCTTAAGAGAAGAAACACAATTTTCTGGCGTTTCCAATAATAAAGATGAAAACAGTATCAAAGAAAAAAGTGCACAAACAATAGAATCTTCAACTCAAGCTGCTTTTCAAACTGAGCTGGTCATGAATGTTGAAAAAGCCCCAAGATCTCCGAGTGAATCATGCAACAATGttgaaggaaatgaaaatgtgatcatttcatctcaaagcCCAGCTCTTGGGGACCCTAAAATTGTTGGACCACTAGCTCAGGGGCAAAACACTGAAATTCAGCAAGACTTGCCAAATCTTTCTGAAGAAACCTTGGATGGTACACAGAAGGCATCTGTTTCGGATCTGAATGCTTGTGGTAATCTATTCAGTAATGAGATGAGTGAGATGAAAACTGCTACTGTAAAAGCAAAGAGTAAAAAAGctcaaaaggagaaaaaagatgagTTTAACTGGGACAGTCTCAGAAAACAGGCGGAAGcggatggaaagaaaagagagagaagagcaAACACAATGGACTCACTGGACTGGGAAGCTGTAAGATCTGCTGGCGTTCATGAGATTGCCGACGCCATCAAAGAACGAGGGATGAACAATGTGCTGGCAGGGCGTATCCAG GATTTCCTTAACCGTCTGGTTAGGGAACATGGGAGCATTGATCTTGAATGGTTGAGAGATGTTCCACCTGACCAAGTAAA AGAATATCTACTAAGCATAAGGGGATTGGGGTTGAAAAGTGTGGAGTGTGTGCGGCTTTTGACACTTCACCATCTTGCTTTCCCA GTGGACACAAATGTCGGACGTATAGCTGTAAGACTTGGATGGGTGCCGCTTCAGCCACTGCCTGAGTCACTTCAGTTGCATCTCCTAGAACT GTACCCGGTGTTAGAATCCATTCAAAAATATCTCTGGCCCCGATTGTGCAAGCTCGACCAAAGAACATT GTATGAACTTCATTACCAGATGATTACATTTGGAAAG GTCTTCTGTACAAAAAGCAAACCAAATTGCAATTCATGCCCAATGAGGGGAGAGTGTAGACACTTTGCAAGTGCTTTTGCAAG TGCAAGGCTTGCCCTGCCAGGGCCAGAGGAGAAAAGTATAGTGACGGCAGCTGTATACAGACCAGCTGAAAACCCTGATGTGATCATTGATCAGCTGGCTCTACCTTTCCCTCAAGCGGCCAACCAATCAGAAGGAAAATCTGGAGTCACTAATTGTGAACCTATTATTGAAGAGCCAGCAACACCAGAGCCAGAATGCACACAAGCAGAAAACGACATTGAGGACACTTTCTATGAGGATCCCAATGGAATTCCTACAATCAAACTGAACATTGAAGAGTTCACTCAGAACTTACAGAATTATATGCAAAATAGCATGGAACTACAAGAAGTTGACATGTCAAATGCATTAGTTGCTCTAACTCCAGAAGCAGCATCAATTCCAATGCCCAAGCTTAAGAATGTGAGTCGATTGCGAACAGAGCACCAAGT CTACGAACTTCCAGATTCACACCCTCTTCTGGAAGGG TTAGATAAACGAGAACCCGATGACCCGTGCTCATACCTTCTTGCTATATGGACACCAG GTGAGACAGCAAATTCCATCCAAGCACCTGAAAAAAGGTGCAGCTCCCAAGAATATGGCGGATTGTGTGACGACAAAGAATGCTTCTCGTGCAACAGTATACGGGAAGCAAATTCCCAGACAGTCCGAGGGACGCTTTTG
- the LOC121265355 gene encoding transcriptional activator DEMETER-like isoform X2, with protein MDARKPDEDGLQVQGSWIPTTPVKPHLPRPTPIYTDGQGNQIERATWLGSETFSSFTEGSQTGRLVACCNSPNCSEFNRTSINNWNEETCEESHMDRWNYIPFGHLLALADAASAASGTVAHLQNDDVATSSLMRATSCQNECNGEAYLWSNVNCMPKEPHYEVHTHRQYYDLNLPPETMSNANSCNKISKFAPITPEKDMRVQNKLISEEQNLCADGTKIEEREKLENEIVTARVGTNEFQHNKELLKPVTDSSVAAISTPFKEDHNPDKGGSHGIDPSKTPQEKPRRKKHRPKVIKEGKLKRTPKPVTPKATTGKRKYVRRKGISEQSTTPAEVTGESTDLKTLEPARKSCRRALKFDIEQSQDESSTFKCSINLDSELQAKDYCNEGVQLRSPVQISEGIEVMVERTEAGIAYDLTCSMDQMLKEYISLPERQAPSTSLPTQTSPPQVELNANSQKDSDKERECQLLAHDGQEHIVILSKEEQARQSKRSYSHAAKFDDASVPNLVGAHLNTLDAYQIMNWMHFPNIYKKKRTEKGQNSATSCSSSCVTATKDVRPANCLQREAEVYHCSTKGNTWASCPQFEVGTVSPSFEEGIGNQQSFQHFLAFIQTERSTRKRSRGRPTRVRNLTALTKVPECITHLTKQPLGDGDGQTVENPHKPHTSIDNLVEKMSATPAKRKRSKKRNSLVISATSSMNEMQLDNKLVLYNCHPSSSDPLGASHEVTWKQNISIDARVEQFKNLSINGESRKLVQQHNAVNMQYQDHSALVLYKRDGTVVPYEGWFAPIKKRRPRPKVDLDEETNRVWTLLMGNINSEGIDGTDEGKAKWWEEERRVFRGRADSFIARMHLVQGDRRFSQWKGSVVDSVIGVFLTQNVSDHLSSSAFMSLAARFPLNSKSNHEACYEEGVSFIVSEPEVCLLDTEDSIQWKTVCDQSSMTLYDPESCEEKEVVNSNDSPGGSIGDPVSSQNSVFSSQNSSHVQTAEKIGSCLESNSEADHMLNRSEPNSSDGSATIVDLGHMAGSTMLNEINGSRNASSIENSKDECYQFKGMNHENHRQNAVKLNDPQSFLGASMDPSSSYHLHPTPTSRILEVQYSEILREETQFSGVSNNKDENSIKEKSAQTIESSTQAAFQTELVMNVEKAPRSPSESCNNVEGNENVIISSQSPALGDPKIVGPLAQGQNTEIQQDLPNLSEETLDGTQKASVSDLNACGNLFSNEMSEMKTATVKAKSKKAQKEKKDEFNWDSLRKQAEADGKKRERRANTMDSLDWEAVRSAGVHEIADAIKERGMNNVLAGRIQDFLNRLVREHGSIDLEWLRDVPPDQVKEYLLSIRGLGLKSVECVRLLTLHHLAFPVDTNVGRIAVRLGWVPLQPLPESLQLHLLELYPVLESIQKYLWPRLCKLDQRTLYELHYQMITFGKVFCTKSKPNCNSCPMRGECRHFASAFASARLALPGPEEKSIVTAAVYRPAENPDVIIDQLALPFPQAANQSEGKSGVTNCEPIIEEPATPEPECTQAENDIEDTFYEDPNGIPTIKLNIEEFTQNLQNYMQNSMELQEVDMSNALVALTPEAASIPMPKLKNVSRLRTEHQVYELPDSHPLLEGLDKREPDDPCSYLLAIWTPGETANSIQAPEKRCSSQEYGGLCDDKECFSCNSIREANSQTVRGTLLVFADHNSSLNPIDVPRDWIWNLRRRTVYFGTSIPTIFKGLSTEGIQHCFWRGYVCVRGFDQKTRAPRPLMARLHLPASRLTTTKGKTDGK; from the exons ATGGATGCGAGAAAACCGGATGAAGATGGATTACAAGTTCAGGGTTCTTGGATTCCAACAACCCCAGTTAAGCCCCATCTACCGAGACCCACACCGATCTACACAGATGGACAAGGAAACCAGATTGAGAGAGCAACTTGGTTGGGATCAGAGACATTTTCTAGTTTTACAGAAGGCTCTCAAACAGGTAGGTTAGTTGCATGTTGCAATTCACCCAACTGCAGTGAATTCAACAGGACTAGTATTAACAACTGGAACGAAGAAACATGCGAAGAGTCCCACATGGACAGATGGAATTACATACCTTTCGGCCATCTCTTGGCCCTCGCAGATGCCGCTTCGGCGGCCTCCGGTACTGTGGCACACCTGCAAAATGATGATGTGGCAACCAGCTCTTTAATGCGTGCTACAAGTTGTCAGAATGAATGTAACGGTGAAGCTTACCTGTGGAGTAATGTCAACTGCATGCCGAAAGAGCCTCACT ATGAAGTTCATACTCATAGGCAGTACTATGATCTCAATTTGCCACCAGAGACAATGTCTAATGCAAATTCGTGTAATAAGATTTCGAAGTTTGCACCCATAACACCGGAGAAGGACATGAGAGTACAGAACAAACTGATTTCCGAAGAACAAAATTTATGTGCAGATGGAACAAAAATTGAGGAAAGAGAGAAGTTGGAGAATGAAATTGTCACAGCAAGAGTTGGCACCAATGAGTTCCAACACAATAAAGAACTCTTAAAGCCTGTCACAGATTCATCAGTTGCTGCCATTTCCACTCCATTTAAGGAGGATCACAATCCTGACAAGGGAGGCAGCCATGGTATCGACCCGAGTAAAACACCACAGGAGAAACCAAGGCGAAAAAAGCACCGGCCCAAGGTGATCAAAGAAGGGAAACTGAAAAGAACTCCAAAGCCAGTGACCCCAAAAGCAACAACAGGCAAGAGAAAGTATGTACGAAGAAAAGGAATCAGCGAACAATCTACAACTCCAGCAGAAGTAACTGGAGAATCTACTGATCTGAAGACACTTGAGCCTGCCAGAAAGTCCTGCAGAAGGGCTTTGAAATTTGACATTGAACAATCACAAGATGAAAGCTCTACATTCAAATGTTCTATTAATTTAGATTCAGAACTACAGGCCAAAGATTATTGCAATGAAGGAGTTCAATTAAGATCACCTGTACAGATCAGTGAAGGGATTGAAGTGATGGTAGAACGCACAGAAGCTGGAATTGCCTATGACCTCACTTGTTCCATGGATCAAATGCTGAAAGAATACATATCGCTGCCTGAAAGGCAAGCCCCAAGCACTTCACTTCCTACACAGACTAGTCCCCCGCAGGTAGAGTTGAATGCCAATTCCCAAAAGGATAGCGATAAAGAAAGGGAATGCCAACTGCTTGCTCATGATGGACAGGAACACATTGTGATTTTGTCCAAGGAAGAACAAGCTAGGCAATCCAAAAGAAGCTATTCTCATGCTGCCAAATTTGATGATGCCAGCGTGCCAAATCTAGTCGGGGCTCACTTGAACACTTTAGACGCATACCAGATCATGAATTGGATgcattttccaaatatttacaagaaaaagagaactGAAAAGGGTCAGAATTCTGCTACATCTTGTTCATCGTCTTGTGTGACTGCCACTAAAGATGTGAGGCCGGCAAACTGTCTCCAACGTGAAGCTGAAGTATATCATTGCTCAACAAAAGGCAACACTTGGGCTTCTTGTCCTCAGTTTGAGGTGGGTACAGTTTCCCCCAGTTTTGAAGAAGGAATAGGTAATCAGCAAAGTTTTCAGCATTTCCTGGCTTTCATTCAGACAGAGAGGTCAACAAGAAAAAGGTCTAGAGGCCGCCCTACTCGGGTTCGCAACCTGACTGCCCTTACCAAAGTTCCAGAGTGCATAACTCACCTCACCAAACAACCTCTAGGGGATGGTGATGGGCAAACAGTTGAGAATCCACACAAACCTCATACATCCATTGACAACCTGGTTGAAAAGATGAGTGCAACACCGGCAAAAAGGAAGCGAAGCAAGAAGAGAAACTCGCTGGTTATTTCAGCAACTTCCAGTATGAATGAAATGCAACTGGACAACAAGCTTGTCTTGTATAATTGCCACCCATCCTCTTCAGATCCATTAG GTGCTTCTCATGAAGTAACATGGAAGCAGAATATTTCTATTGATGCAAGGGTCGAGCAATTTAAAAATCTGAGCATCAACGGGGAAAGCAGAAAACTTGTACAACAGCATAATGCAGTCAATATGCAATACCAAGATCACAGTGCACTCGTCCTCTACAAAAGAGATGGTACAGTTGTACCCTATGAAGGTTGGTTTGCTCCTATAAAGAAACGGCGTCCACGGCCTAAAGTTGACCTTGATGAAGAGACTAATAGGGTATGGACGCTTTTGATGGGGAACATAAACAGTGAAGGGATTGATGGTACGGATGAAGGAAAGGCAAAATGGTGGGAAGAAGAACGGAGAGTATTCCGTGGACGTGCAGACTCTTTTATAGCACGCATGCATCTTGTACAAG GAGATAGACGTTTCTCACAATGGAAAGGCTCAGTTGTGGACTCGGTTATTGGAGTTTTTCTTACTCAGAATGTCTCTGACCATCTTTCTAG TTCTGCATTCATGTCACTCGCTGCACGCTTCCCACTCAATTCAAAGAGCAACCATGAAGCATGCTACGAAGAGGGGGTGAGCTTCATAGTCAGCGAACCAGAAGTGTGCTTACTGGATACAGAAGACAGCATACAATGGAAAACAGTTTGTGACCAGAGTTCCATGACGCTCTATGACCCTGAAAGTtgtgaagaaaaagaagttgTCAACAGCAATGACTCCCCTGGAGGCAGTATAGGGGATCCAGTTTCGTCTCAAAATTCTGTCTTTTCATCTCAAAACTCTTCACATGTTCAAACTGCTGAAAAAATTGGATCATGCCTAGAGAGCAACTCGGAAGCAGACCATATGTTAAATAGGTCTGAGCCCAACAGTTCAGATGGCTCTGCTACTATTGTGGATCTTGGACATATGGCTGGATCTACAATGCTAAACGAAATAAATGGAAGTAGAAATGCATCATCCATTGAGAACTCGAAGGATGAATGTTACCAATTCAAAGGTATGAATCATGAAAACCATAGACAAAATGCGGTCAAATTAAATGATCCTCAAAGCTTCTTAGGAGCATCCATGGACCCTTCCAGTAGTTATCATTTGCATCCAACCCCCACCTCAAGAATACTGGAAGTTCAGTACTCTGAGATCTTAAGAGAAGAAACACAATTTTCTGGCGTTTCCAATAATAAAGATGAAAACAGTATCAAAGAAAAAAGTGCACAAACAATAGAATCTTCAACTCAAGCTGCTTTTCAAACTGAGCTGGTCATGAATGTTGAAAAAGCCCCAAGATCTCCGAGTGAATCATGCAACAATGttgaaggaaatgaaaatgtgatcatttcatctcaaagcCCAGCTCTTGGGGACCCTAAAATTGTTGGACCACTAGCTCAGGGGCAAAACACTGAAATTCAGCAAGACTTGCCAAATCTTTCTGAAGAAACCTTGGATGGTACACAGAAGGCATCTGTTTCGGATCTGAATGCTTGTGGTAATCTATTCAGTAATGAGATGAGTGAGATGAAAACTGCTACTGTAAAAGCAAAGAGTAAAAAAGctcaaaaggagaaaaaagatgagTTTAACTGGGACAGTCTCAGAAAACAGGCGGAAGcggatggaaagaaaagagagagaagagcaAACACAATGGACTCACTGGACTGGGAAGCTGTAAGATCTGCTGGCGTTCATGAGATTGCCGACGCCATCAAAGAACGAGGGATGAACAATGTGCTGGCAGGGCGTATCCAG GATTTCCTTAACCGTCTGGTTAGGGAACATGGGAGCATTGATCTTGAATGGTTGAGAGATGTTCCACCTGACCAAGTAAA AGAATATCTACTAAGCATAAGGGGATTGGGGTTGAAAAGTGTGGAGTGTGTGCGGCTTTTGACACTTCACCATCTTGCTTTCCCA GTGGACACAAATGTCGGACGTATAGCTGTAAGACTTGGATGGGTGCCGCTTCAGCCACTGCCTGAGTCACTTCAGTTGCATCTCCTAGAACT GTACCCGGTGTTAGAATCCATTCAAAAATATCTCTGGCCCCGATTGTGCAAGCTCGACCAAAGAACATT GTATGAACTTCATTACCAGATGATTACATTTGGAAAG GTCTTCTGTACAAAAAGCAAACCAAATTGCAATTCATGCCCAATGAGGGGAGAGTGTAGACACTTTGCAAGTGCTTTTGCAAG TGCAAGGCTTGCCCTGCCAGGGCCAGAGGAGAAAAGTATAGTGACGGCAGCTGTATACAGACCAGCTGAAAACCCTGATGTGATCATTGATCAGCTGGCTCTACCTTTCCCTCAAGCGGCCAACCAATCAGAAGGAAAATCTGGAGTCACTAATTGTGAACCTATTATTGAAGAGCCAGCAACACCAGAGCCAGAATGCACACAAGCAGAAAACGACATTGAGGACACTTTCTATGAGGATCCCAATGGAATTCCTACAATCAAACTGAACATTGAAGAGTTCACTCAGAACTTACAGAATTATATGCAAAATAGCATGGAACTACAAGAAGTTGACATGTCAAATGCATTAGTTGCTCTAACTCCAGAAGCAGCATCAATTCCAATGCCCAAGCTTAAGAATGTGAGTCGATTGCGAACAGAGCACCAAGT CTACGAACTTCCAGATTCACACCCTCTTCTGGAAGGG TTAGATAAACGAGAACCCGATGACCCGTGCTCATACCTTCTTGCTATATGGACACCAG GTGAGACAGCAAATTCCATCCAAGCACCTGAAAAAAGGTGCAGCTCCCAAGAATATGGCGGATTGTGTGACGACAAAGAATGCTTCTCGTGCAACAGTATACGGGAAGCAAATTCCCAGACAGTCCGAGGGACGCTTTTG